From a region of the uncultured Desulfatiglans sp. genome:
- a CDS encoding hypothetical protein (Evidence 5 : Unknown function) — MASTHPIPKDSSIQRRTQSSNHPTIPALRHQTYDITPPTPRSRTDLFTTRSKSSRAWDRGD; from the coding sequence GTGGCATCCACTCATCCGATCCCGAAGGATTCATCCATCCAACGCCGCACGCAGTCATCTAATCATCCAACCATCCCCGCCCTCCGACATCAGACCTATGACATCACACCTCCGACCCCGCGCTCCAGAACCGATCTTTTCACCACCAGGTCAAAATCTTCCCGGGCATGGGATAGAGGCGATTAG